The Desulfovibrio sp. JC022 genome window below encodes:
- a CDS encoding response regulator, protein MEQQYPVLIVDDDAKLRDLLTQYLEGYGYKVSTLPSGEGIIEEVKNSSPAIVILDIMMPGKDGLEVLRELRPHSNVPVIMLTAKGEDTDRIVGLELGADDYISKPFNPRELLARIKAVLRRAQEPDRTATQNSGQIKVAGVVLHLAHQKLEIEGESVELSSTEFKLFKALMDNPGQPMTRDDLMTSVWGKDFNAFDRSIDVHISKLRALLKPYPDHESRIKTVWGTGYMFVSE, encoded by the coding sequence ATGGAACAACAATATCCCGTACTCATAGTTGATGATGATGCAAAGCTCAGAGACCTGCTGACCCAGTACCTTGAAGGATACGGCTATAAGGTCAGCACTCTGCCTTCCGGGGAAGGTATCATCGAAGAAGTCAAAAACTCTTCCCCGGCAATCGTCATTCTCGATATCATGATGCCCGGCAAGGACGGCCTTGAAGTTCTGCGCGAACTGCGCCCCCATTCCAATGTCCCGGTAATCATGCTCACTGCCAAAGGTGAGGACACTGACCGCATTGTCGGCCTTGAACTCGGTGCGGATGACTATATATCCAAGCCCTTCAATCCCCGCGAATTGCTGGCCCGTATCAAGGCTGTGCTGCGCCGGGCACAGGAACCGGACCGAACCGCGACACAGAATTCAGGGCAGATCAAAGTAGCCGGAGTAGTTCTGCATCTGGCGCACCAGAAACTGGAAATCGAAGGCGAATCCGTGGAGCTTTCCTCCACTGAATTCAAACTGTTCAAGGCATTAATGGATAACCCGGGCCAGCCCATGACCCGCGACGACCTGATGACCTCTGTATGGGGCAAGGATTTCAACGCCTTTGACCGCAGTATTGATGTACATATCAGCAAACTACGCGCACTTCTAAAGCCTTACCCGGACCATGAATCCCGCATCAAAACCGTCTGGGGAACCGGATACATGTTTGTGAGCGAATAA
- a CDS encoding HAMP domain-containing sensor histidine kinase, which produces MKISRIYLKFFLSFMLVLIVSELAIFGLLHMSWEQSPRVNHMERQIFTVKDLAEMELGTAHLSPEYERKILTPLLKTLGNSLQADIWITGPYGEIVASSGSMIPDMSKFKQGETAKTKSGAYVYKKRNDGMKSVYGVYTAQLPVGYPFTYHLFHSFRKFDEEIWFMRAQIVLTIIAAIFLIPVSRRVIRPLRKLTASASRMGKGDLKQRVEIKGKDEVAELGQAFNNMAEGLEKMVKSSRELTANVSHELRSPLARMRISLEMLKERIEDGNTSGCDNFINGMQSEITHMDKLIGRIIEFSKLDMQKRPALNETADLKGLIVDLLEQYKYIADRNNLNVTTELAELKLPNCNRNGIRIIMDNILGNAFKYTDPEGTISVDLDEDGDNVCITVTNTHAPLLEEDLEEIFNPFHRLKAQEIPGSGLGLAAARKLVRIHGGTIKAENSAQGFKIIMTIPTKQV; this is translated from the coding sequence ATGAAAATCAGCCGTATTTACCTGAAATTTTTTCTATCCTTCATGCTGGTGCTGATTGTCTCGGAACTGGCAATCTTCGGCCTGTTGCACATGTCATGGGAACAAAGCCCGCGCGTAAACCACATGGAACGCCAGATTTTCACAGTAAAAGACCTTGCAGAAATGGAACTGGGTACAGCGCACTTATCTCCCGAATATGAAAGAAAAATACTTACCCCCCTCCTGAAGACTCTGGGAAACTCATTGCAGGCTGATATCTGGATTACCGGTCCTTATGGAGAAATAGTAGCTTCGTCGGGCTCAATGATCCCTGATATGTCAAAATTTAAGCAGGGAGAAACCGCCAAAACTAAAAGCGGGGCATACGTATATAAAAAACGTAATGACGGCATGAAAAGCGTATATGGAGTTTATACCGCCCAATTACCTGTGGGCTACCCCTTTACCTACCATCTCTTCCACTCATTTCGTAAGTTTGACGAAGAAATCTGGTTCATGCGCGCACAGATAGTGCTGACCATAATTGCCGCAATTTTCCTTATTCCTGTCTCAAGACGTGTAATCCGCCCACTTAGAAAACTGACTGCCTCAGCATCCAGAATGGGAAAAGGAGACCTCAAGCAACGAGTTGAAATTAAAGGTAAAGATGAAGTTGCCGAACTGGGACAGGCCTTTAACAACATGGCTGAAGGGCTGGAAAAAATGGTAAAGTCAAGCCGGGAGCTGACTGCCAATGTTTCCCATGAGCTACGCAGTCCGCTGGCAAGAATGCGTATCTCCCTTGAAATGCTCAAAGAACGTATTGAAGACGGAAATACTTCCGGATGTGACAATTTCATTAACGGCATGCAATCTGAAATCACCCACATGGATAAACTCATCGGCAGGATCATTGAATTCTCCAAGCTGGATATGCAGAAACGTCCCGCACTGAATGAAACTGCCGACCTGAAAGGATTGATTGTCGATCTGCTGGAGCAATACAAATATATTGCAGACCGTAACAATCTCAACGTAACAACCGAACTTGCAGAGCTGAAACTTCCCAATTGCAACCGCAATGGAATCCGCATCATTATGGACAACATTCTGGGCAATGCTTTCAAATATACTGACCCAGAAGGCACAATCTCCGTTGATCTGGATGAAGATGGTGACAACGTATGCATCACTGTGACCAATACACACGCACCGTTACTGGAAGAAGATCTTGAAGAAATATTCAATCCGTTTCATCGCCTGAAGGCACAGGAAATTCCCGGATCAGGGTTAGGCCTTGCCGCTGCCAGAAAGTTGGTCCGCATTCATGGTGGAACTATTAAAGCTGAAAACAGCGCGCAGGGATTCAAAATTATAATGACTATCCCCACAAAACAAGTTTAA
- a CDS encoding GNAT family N-acetyltransferase: MSITLSFELENIDWPQIAEIFEKAPLGTRDPEKLARAAANSELVCFAKDGGEFIGFARAITDGVFQAVIYDLCILPEYQSHGLGKKIMTAMMERLESINIILFAVPDKEGFYEKLGFKPMLTAMGCFKDEEGMIERGYLEG, translated from the coding sequence ATGAGTATCACCCTGAGTTTCGAACTGGAAAATATCGACTGGCCCCAAATAGCTGAAATATTCGAAAAAGCCCCTCTCGGCACCCGTGATCCTGAAAAACTGGCCCGAGCCGCAGCCAACAGCGAACTGGTCTGTTTTGCCAAGGACGGCGGCGAATTCATCGGCTTTGCCCGCGCTATCACTGACGGTGTATTTCAAGCAGTAATCTACGACCTCTGCATCCTCCCGGAATACCAATCCCACGGGCTCGGCAAGAAAATCATGACCGCCATGATGGAAAGGTTAGAATCAATCAACATTATCCTCTTTGCCGTACCGGACAAAGAAGGATTTTATGAAAAACTCGGTTTCAAACCCATGCTCACGGCCATGGGTTGTTTCAAAGATGAAGAAGGAATGATTGAGCGGGGGTATTTGGAGGGGTAG
- a CDS encoding ATP/GTP-binding protein, with amino-acid sequence MLLEFSVANFRSIGEEQTLYMQPAFKSKDEDHNILETGIRREPQALPVVAILGANASGKSNILKALDTLRQIISISANRTKNDNYSDYSFKLNPDYSQKPTIFKIKFLSFGKIYTYHIEITPEAITKENLTVVSSAKGSRIKTLIKREGQKTEFHKSIYHKKSFLDLWSADLNKQQTALAYLSNKGEVDTLESVVEWFSITGLISPDARAHLVTANTIMRQNEKKDPILKYLQNADFNICDIKITKGNTAKEDLTEKQRELLQVTNGRFHPDLKTHFAHTDTEGKIIYLSLEKDESNGTKTYFALASLILSALQIGATMWIDELDLSLHPYLIRRIIQLFTNKETNPKGAQLIFTTHDVTVMDKSLLRPDEIYFTEKDKETFETKLYSLSEFKGMGSVSKNDRGEKLYKDYLNGRFGAVPDVDWEGGI; translated from the coding sequence ATGCTTTTAGAATTCAGTGTCGCCAATTTCCGGTCAATCGGGGAAGAGCAGACTTTATATATGCAGCCCGCCTTTAAGAGTAAGGATGAGGATCACAATATCCTTGAAACAGGTATTAGGCGTGAACCGCAGGCTTTGCCTGTTGTGGCTATTTTGGGGGCTAATGCTTCGGGGAAGTCTAATATTTTGAAGGCACTTGACACATTACGACAAATCATTTCCATCTCTGCAAACAGAACTAAAAATGATAACTACTCAGATTACTCTTTTAAACTCAATCCTGACTACTCCCAAAAACCAACTATTTTCAAAATTAAATTCTTATCTTTTGGGAAGATATACACATACCATATAGAAATTACCCCTGAAGCAATCACTAAAGAAAATTTAACCGTTGTTAGCTCCGCAAAGGGTTCCAGAATTAAGACATTAATTAAGAGAGAAGGACAAAAAACAGAATTTCACAAATCCATATATCATAAAAAATCTTTTTTAGACTTGTGGTCAGCAGACTTGAACAAACAACAAACAGCGTTAGCATACTTATCTAATAAAGGTGAGGTAGATACTCTAGAGTCAGTTGTAGAATGGTTCTCTATAACAGGGTTAATCTCTCCTGATGCTAGAGCACATCTAGTCACAGCTAATACTATTATGCGACAAAATGAAAAAAAAGACCCAATACTAAAATATCTTCAAAATGCTGACTTCAATATTTGCGATATAAAAATAACAAAAGGAAACACAGCAAAAGAAGACTTAACTGAGAAACAACGTGAACTGCTACAAGTAACAAATGGAAGATTTCACCCTGATTTAAAAACACACTTTGCTCACACAGACACAGAAGGAAAGATTATATACCTAAGTCTTGAAAAAGATGAATCCAACGGAACTAAAACATACTTTGCCTTAGCAAGCCTTATACTTTCAGCGCTACAAATTGGTGCTACTATGTGGATTGACGAATTAGATTTATCCCTACATCCCTATCTAATTCGAAGAATTATTCAACTTTTTACAAACAAAGAAACAAACCCCAAAGGAGCTCAATTAATCTTCACAACTCACGACGTAACCGTCATGGATAAATCACTACTCCGCCCAGATGAAATTTATTTCACGGAGAAAGACAAAGAGACCTTCGAGACTAAGCTTTACAGCTTATCCGAATTCAAAGGGATGGGGAGTGTTTCTAAAAACGACCGAGGGGAAAAACTATATAAAGATTATCTGAATGGACGATTTGGAGCAGTGCCAGATGTAGACTGGGAGGGAGGCATTTAA
- a CDS encoding RloB family protein, whose amino-acid sequence MARPKRPSKSLRRKKVNVLLVCDGQTEQNYAKFVLNECLSSKNNPVVITPKTFTLVDQALRYMDRDPKDFDAVLFLRDLENDQLSQTQINNLKAELEQITKLGKKKKEKRKWAVFYNYPAIEIWYALHFCDKINACRNAGDSERQLKAVFSAYEKPMPRNKKEAEVFCINMDDAIKRSKSLNITAALPYANQLKSHKPLTNPMTEMPELIEFIKKVKPIS is encoded by the coding sequence ATGGCCCGCCCTAAAAGACCATCCAAATCCCTGCGCCGTAAAAAAGTTAATGTCCTGCTGGTTTGTGACGGACAAACTGAGCAGAACTACGCCAAGTTTGTTCTCAACGAGTGCCTTTCATCTAAGAACAATCCCGTAGTAATCACACCTAAAACATTCACACTTGTAGATCAGGCTCTACGCTATATGGACCGCGACCCGAAAGATTTCGACGCGGTCCTTTTCTTACGCGACCTTGAAAACGATCAACTTTCGCAAACACAAATCAACAATTTAAAAGCTGAACTGGAGCAAATAACCAAACTCGGCAAAAAGAAAAAAGAAAAAAGGAAGTGGGCTGTTTTCTATAATTATCCGGCAATAGAAATCTGGTACGCACTGCACTTTTGCGACAAAATCAATGCCTGTAGAAATGCTGGTGACTCTGAACGACAATTAAAAGCAGTCTTTTCCGCTTATGAAAAACCAATGCCACGCAATAAAAAAGAAGCTGAAGTGTTCTGCATAAACATGGATGATGCTATCAAGCGTAGCAAAAGTTTAAATATTACTGCCGCCCTCCCCTACGCCAACCAACTAAAATCCCACAAACCACTAACAAACCCTATGACCGAAATGCCCGAACTCATAGAGTTCATCAAAAAGGTCAAACCGATCTCATAA
- the trpA gene encoding tryptophan synthase subunit alpha, with product MSITKLADKINEAKAEGRIGLIPFLPGGYPNREQFWKEILELDENGADVIEIGMPFSDPVADGPVVEAASLKCLDDGINLKWILAGLSEHRAKIDAGVLLMGYYNPVLQYGLEKFAKDAQAAGVNGLIIADLPFEEGVEFRDLLAKHDIALIPLVGLNTEPERMALYSKGGNGFCYYVSVLGTTGGTVSLPEEVKTGLAKAQEVFDIPVALGFGLKEPSQLKEIEGLVDAAVFGSALIKHIDSGKSSAEFMKVWKK from the coding sequence ATGAGTATTACCAAACTTGCAGATAAAATTAATGAAGCTAAAGCTGAAGGGCGCATCGGACTGATTCCGTTCCTGCCCGGTGGATATCCTAACCGCGAGCAGTTCTGGAAAGAAATCCTTGAACTGGACGAGAACGGTGCGGATGTAATTGAAATAGGCATGCCGTTTTCCGATCCCGTGGCAGACGGTCCGGTGGTCGAGGCCGCTTCTCTCAAGTGCCTTGATGACGGCATCAATCTGAAATGGATTCTGGCCGGACTTTCCGAGCACCGCGCCAAGATTGATGCCGGGGTGCTGCTCATGGGCTACTACAATCCGGTGCTGCAATACGGGCTGGAAAAGTTTGCCAAGGATGCACAGGCTGCCGGGGTTAACGGTCTGATCATAGCCGACCTGCCTTTTGAGGAAGGTGTGGAATTCCGCGATCTACTCGCCAAACATGACATCGCGCTCATCCCGCTGGTAGGCCTCAATACCGAACCCGAACGCATGGCTCTCTACTCCAAGGGCGGCAACGGTTTCTGCTACTACGTCTCAGTTCTTGGTACCACCGGAGGCACCGTTTCCCTGCCCGAAGAAGTCAAGACCGGCCTCGCCAAGGCGCAGGAAGTCTTTGATATTCCGGTGGCTCTCGGCTTCGGTCTCAAAGAGCCTTCGCAGCTTAAGGAAATCGAAGGGCTGGTCGATGCGGCGGTCTTCGGCTCCGCACTTATCAAGCACATTGATTCCGGCAAGAGTAGTGCTGAGTTTATGAAGGTTTGGAAGAAATAG
- the trpB gene encoding tryptophan synthase subunit beta yields MKRGYFGDFGGQFVPELLMPPLLELEEAMEKIMKSAEFQQEFARLLQDFVGRPTALTHCANISRDLGFNLWLKREDLAHTGAHKVNNTVGQALLTKMMGKPMLLAETGAGQHGVATATAAALLDLDCEIYMGALDVKRQSHNVRRMELLGAKCVPVESGTQTLKDAINAALRKWIAAQQTTHYCFGTAAGPHPFPLLVREFQAVIGREAKAQFKEKTGELPYMVVACVGGGSNAIGMFHEFVQEESVKIVGVEAAGTGEPGCTNSAPINLGTPGVLHGMNTLLLQTEEGQILPSHSIAPGLDYPGVGPEHVHLHASGRAQYGTVNDHQALNAFQMLCRKEGILPALESSHAVAWVLENRDSIPKDANVIVNLSGRGDKDMGILEDYLAEHGQ; encoded by the coding sequence ATGAAAAGAGGATATTTTGGAGATTTCGGCGGACAGTTTGTACCTGAACTGCTCATGCCGCCGCTGCTTGAGCTTGAAGAGGCCATGGAAAAGATCATGAAATCCGCTGAATTCCAGCAGGAGTTCGCCCGCCTTTTGCAGGATTTCGTGGGCCGTCCCACCGCGCTTACCCATTGCGCAAATATCTCCCGTGATCTGGGCTTTAACCTCTGGCTCAAACGTGAAGATCTCGCCCATACCGGAGCGCATAAAGTCAACAACACCGTGGGGCAGGCCCTGCTGACAAAAATGATGGGCAAACCCATGCTGCTGGCCGAAACAGGTGCCGGACAGCATGGCGTGGCGACTGCAACCGCAGCCGCGCTGCTCGATCTGGACTGTGAAATTTATATGGGCGCATTGGATGTGAAACGTCAGTCTCATAACGTTCGGCGTATGGAACTTCTCGGTGCCAAGTGTGTGCCTGTTGAATCCGGCACACAGACTCTCAAGGACGCTATTAACGCCGCCCTGCGTAAATGGATTGCAGCGCAGCAGACCACTCATTACTGCTTCGGCACTGCTGCGGGACCGCATCCTTTCCCGCTGCTGGTGCGTGAATTTCAGGCTGTTATCGGTCGTGAAGCCAAGGCCCAGTTCAAGGAAAAAACAGGCGAGCTTCCTTATATGGTAGTAGCCTGCGTGGGCGGCGGCTCCAATGCCATCGGCATGTTCCATGAATTTGTGCAGGAAGAATCAGTCAAGATTGTGGGCGTTGAGGCTGCGGGAACCGGGGAACCGGGTTGCACCAACTCCGCACCTATCAATCTGGGAACCCCCGGTGTGTTGCACGGCATGAACACCCTGCTGCTCCAGACCGAAGAAGGGCAGATCCTGCCGTCACATTCAATTGCCCCCGGTCTTGATTATCCCGGCGTAGGTCCTGAGCATGTGCATCTGCACGCATCCGGTCGCGCCCAGTACGGCACGGTTAATGATCATCAGGCACTTAATGCATTTCAGATGCTTTGCCGCAAGGAAGGCATTCTGCCCGCGCTGGAAAGTTCCCACGCCGTGGCATGGGTGCTGGAGAACCGGGATTCCATTCCCAAAGATGCAAACGTCATAGTCAACCTGTCCGGTCGCGGCGACAAGGACATGGGTATTCTTGAAGATTATCTCGCCGAACATGGTCAATAA
- a CDS encoding phosphoribosylanthranilate isomerase — protein MSLLVKVCGMTSVKDAAMCEELGANFLGFIFHPSSPRNVGADFARSIKTEGAKKVGVFVKQSVAEVIEILKNGNLDFAQLHGGQNEEFCKAVGKERVIKVLWPQKYESLKELQADIDRFAPHCAYMLFDAGKSGGGHGVAMAFNVFKDVTIPVPWLLAGGLSAENLSDALSTAKPNGVDLNSGVESEPGKKDKNKLGAAFAVMNR, from the coding sequence ATGAGTTTGCTGGTTAAGGTTTGCGGAATGACATCCGTAAAAGATGCAGCCATGTGTGAAGAGTTGGGTGCAAATTTTCTCGGATTCATTTTCCATCCGTCCAGCCCGCGCAATGTGGGCGCAGACTTTGCTCGTTCCATCAAAACTGAGGGTGCAAAAAAAGTAGGCGTGTTCGTCAAGCAAAGCGTAGCGGAAGTGATCGAAATCTTAAAAAACGGTAATCTTGATTTTGCGCAACTGCATGGCGGTCAGAATGAAGAATTCTGCAAGGCCGTGGGCAAAGAGCGGGTAATTAAAGTGCTTTGGCCGCAGAAATATGAGTCGCTGAAAGAACTTCAGGCGGATATCGACCGCTTCGCTCCCCACTGCGCCTACATGCTCTTTGATGCCGGTAAATCCGGCGGCGGACATGGGGTAGCAATGGCATTTAATGTTTTTAAAGATGTAACCATCCCGGTTCCATGGCTTTTGGCTGGAGGGCTTTCCGCAGAGAATCTGTCAGATGCCTTGAGCACAGCAAAACCGAACGGTGTTGATCTGAATTCCGGAGTGGAATCAGAGCCGGGTAAAAAAGATAAAAATAAACTGGGCGCGGCTTTTGCGGTCATGAATCGTTAG
- a CDS encoding indole-3-glycerol-phosphate synthase, translating to MLDKFRKAKQAELDMLARMKAQTQAGGKMFTLYAGERLSFANAIRRDENGLKVIAEYKRASPSKGDINLGLSAADVAKMYAAGGASAISVLTEEEYFKGNLSYLDEIKPSGLPMLRKDFLTDLMQIEQTLATPASALLIIVRMFEDDGYLKEMIEQTHAAGLDAVVEAFDDIDLKRAKQAGARIIQINNRDLDNLSIDMNRSIEFIKLKEEGEIWICASGISEPEDCAQMNELGYDTVLIGTSIMSSPDPQAKLAALVKGGRS from the coding sequence ATGCTTGATAAATTCAGAAAAGCAAAACAGGCAGAACTCGATATGCTCGCCCGTATGAAGGCTCAGACGCAGGCCGGAGGGAAAATGTTTACCCTTTATGCGGGCGAGCGACTTTCCTTTGCTAATGCCATCCGCCGCGATGAAAACGGGCTGAAAGTCATTGCCGAGTACAAGCGTGCTTCCCCGTCCAAGGGTGACATCAACCTTGGGCTGAGCGCGGCAGATGTTGCCAAGATGTACGCTGCCGGAGGTGCTTCGGCTATTTCCGTTCTTACCGAAGAGGAGTACTTCAAGGGTAATTTGAGCTATCTTGATGAGATTAAACCGAGCGGATTGCCCATGCTGCGCAAGGATTTCCTTACCGACCTGATGCAGATTGAGCAGACTTTGGCTACCCCGGCGTCGGCACTGCTGATCATTGTACGCATGTTCGAGGATGACGGTTATCTCAAGGAGATGATTGAGCAAACCCATGCTGCTGGCTTGGATGCGGTGGTGGAAGCTTTTGATGATATAGATCTCAAACGGGCCAAGCAGGCCGGGGCGCGGATTATTCAGATTAACAACCGCGATCTCGATAACCTTAGCATCGACATGAATCGTTCCATTGAGTTCATTAAGCTCAAGGAAGAGGGCGAAATATGGATCTGTGCCAGCGGAATCAGTGAGCCTGAGGACTGCGCACAGATGAATGAACTGGGTTATGATACTGTGCTCATCGGCACATCAATTATGTCCAGCCCGGACCCGCAGGCCAAGCTTGCCGCCCTGGTTAAGGGAGGTCGTTCATGA
- the trpD gene encoding anthranilate phosphoribosyltransferase, whose amino-acid sequence MSQIISEALTALSSGQDLTTEQADAVFEELFSGDMTNAQAGALLMGLRTKGETAVEVAAGVRAALREAKLIKGINSSCIDTCGTGGDGSNSFNCSTAVAIYLADMGYLVTKHGNRAVSSSCGSADVLEDLGVSLGTTVNEARDVLLRDKFVFMFAPNYHSAFGKIAPIRKELGIPTLFNLMGPLLNPARPTHQILGVGRPEILRLMAEVLVLTNVEKAYVIHGAGNFDELTPFGVNEAILVEGGKLTEVQIDPAAYGFATAKPEDVAVKDRPDALAAIRKVLKGTAPQAMLDMVALNLGAAISILDGVSLAEGMEKAKAKVAKGVDKEC is encoded by the coding sequence ATGTCACAGATTATAAGCGAAGCCCTGACCGCTCTGTCGTCTGGTCAGGACTTGACCACTGAGCAGGCTGATGCGGTTTTCGAAGAACTTTTTTCCGGCGACATGACTAACGCGCAGGCCGGAGCACTGCTCATGGGACTGCGAACCAAAGGTGAGACCGCTGTTGAAGTTGCTGCGGGCGTACGCGCGGCCCTGCGTGAAGCCAAGTTGATTAAAGGCATTAATAGTTCGTGCATTGATACTTGCGGCACAGGCGGCGATGGCTCCAATAGTTTTAACTGTTCAACCGCTGTAGCTATTTATCTGGCCGATATGGGTTATCTGGTTACCAAACATGGCAATAGGGCGGTTTCTTCTTCTTGCGGGAGTGCTGACGTGCTGGAAGATCTGGGTGTTTCGCTGGGCACTACAGTGAATGAAGCCCGCGATGTGTTGCTGCGAGACAAGTTTGTGTTCATGTTTGCCCCCAATTACCACTCGGCCTTTGGAAAAATTGCTCCGATCCGTAAAGAATTGGGAATTCCGACCCTGTTTAACCTCATGGGCCCCCTGCTGAACCCCGCTCGTCCCACCCACCAGATTCTGGGCGTGGGCAGGCCGGAGATTCTGCGGCTTATGGCTGAAGTGCTGGTACTGACCAATGTGGAAAAAGCTTATGTTATTCACGGTGCGGGTAATTTTGACGAGCTTACCCCGTTCGGCGTGAACGAAGCCATTCTGGTTGAAGGCGGCAAACTGACTGAAGTACAGATTGATCCCGCTGCTTACGGATTTGCAACAGCCAAACCCGAAGATGTGGCGGTTAAAGATCGTCCCGACGCATTGGCGGCTATTCGGAAAGTGCTGAAAGGCACCGCCCCGCAGGCCATGCTCGATATGGTGGCCCTGAATCTTGGCGCAGCCATATCAATTCTGGATGGTGTTTCCCTTGCTGAGGGCATGGAAAAAGCCAAAGCCAAGGTCGCCAAAGGCGTGGACAAGGAATGCTAG
- a CDS encoding aminodeoxychorismate/anthranilate synthase component II: protein MFLLVDNFDSFTFNLVQAFQQLGADPLVLRNDREEILELAESGKLERVCLSPGPSTPENAGLSLEFLSRLPKEIPVLGVCLGHQTLGHFAGAPVVRAGRIMHGKTSDIHHKNEGIFSGLDNPFNVCRYHSLVVNVDEAPDKLELTAWTDQDEVMGLRYKDRPWAGLQFHPESILSPDGPKLLKNFLDGKI from the coding sequence ATGTTTTTACTCGTGGATAATTTTGATTCGTTTACCTTCAATCTGGTGCAGGCTTTCCAGCAGCTTGGTGCTGACCCGCTGGTGCTGCGCAATGATCGCGAGGAAATCCTCGAACTGGCCGAGTCCGGTAAGCTGGAGCGGGTCTGTCTTTCCCCCGGTCCCAGTACCCCGGAAAACGCAGGTCTTTCTCTTGAATTCCTATCCCGGCTGCCCAAGGAAATTCCCGTACTTGGCGTTTGCCTCGGTCATCAGACCTTGGGCCATTTTGCCGGAGCACCAGTGGTGAGAGCCGGGCGGATCATGCACGGCAAAACTTCCGATATTCATCACAAAAATGAAGGGATTTTCAGTGGACTGGATAATCCGTTCAACGTCTGCCGTTATCATTCCCTTGTAGTCAACGTGGATGAAGCACCGGACAAGCTGGAACTTACCGCATGGACTGATCAGGATGAAGTCATGGGCTTGCGTTACAAAGATCGTCCTTGGGCCGGATTGCAGTTCCACCCGGAATCAATCCTCAGCCCGGATGGACCGAAGCTCTTAAAGAACTTTCTGGACGGAAAGATTTAA